Genomic segment of Apium graveolens cultivar Ventura chromosome 7, ASM990537v1, whole genome shotgun sequence:
TCAATAATCTCTTCGGGCTTTGGTAATTCTTTACTCCTACCGACTTTCTTACCTGAAGTGCAATGAAAGAAAGATGAATTTAACATAACTTTCAAAAGATACGTAACCCAAATTTCCAATAAGCTAAACACAGTGAATAAATACTACAACTAACTCTCACCATCTTCCGATATTTTAAGAAAAGAAGAAGTCTTTAATGTTTCAGCTACAGCCTTCACTGTATCTTCAGATATGTCTTCTTCTTTTGCATCTCCCAGACCGAGATGACTTCTCATCCTAGAGAATGAGCATATCAACGCCAAGCTGACCACTAGAAATTCCAGTCAAGAGAAAGCAAATGTAATAGGTTGTCCCTTTGCAATGACACAATTCAGATAGATATTTATTTAAATTTCCAAACAAAATTATCACATCATCTGATTTTCTCGTTTAACATCTTTGTCTGTTATATTTTACTTGAGAAAATTAAGTAATATACGCTACAAGCAGTGAAACATTACTTCTAAACATACCATGTAAAAACCTTCCTTCAACTAACAGCTAGCTTGAACAAAGAAAAAAGTTAATTACATTTTATACCATAAGTTTCAGAAAAGCAAGGTCGATTTCCACAACCATCCCCCCCCCCCCCGAAAACTTGCCATAATTTAAACTAGTATAATAACTCGACAATTAAACTACATTAGTTAGAGTACAAAATCACAAGCATACATAAGCCTGACACCGAACAAATATAGCAAACACACaacataaatattaaaaacacataaaatgcaCCCATATAAAATTAACAAGCAATATAAATAAAGGATACGACCATCTTGGCTTTCGCTAACAGTTTTGGAAAGAAACCCATCTCTGGGAAGATTACTATCACTGAAGTAGAACTCAACCTGTAATCAAACAAGCAATTCattaatttacagagaaaaataattgataataattattGTGAAATAGAAAGCAATGAAGAAAGAATTGAACCTGTCGAATGACTTTGGCTGAAGTTTCAGAGTCCAAAGCTGCAGTGGCCATTGTTAAACTGAGTGCAAAAGTTGacaagaataaaagaaaagaggGGTTTAGGGTTTTGCAGGAGAGGCGTGTATGTATAAAAGGTAGAGCTGCTCACGAACCAAGCCGAGTCAAGTTTTGATCGAACCGAGCCgagctttaattttttttctgacgagccgagccgagccgagctttcttaacgaacaaaaacctgtgttcgagttcgagctcgttaacgaacgagccgaacacgagcttttatcgaacaaaatcgagtcgagtcgaaccgagccgaacacgagccgaacacgagctttctccatcaaaacgagccgagtcgagccgagccgagccgagccgagccgagccgagccgagcttaattaaaaaattctggtcaaaacaccggttgactgttaaaataacaaaccaaatacttttatttttttctaaaaattttgtcatatcactaaaaaatattgatcttaacatccgtacggttggatcattcataaatattttttaaaaaatcgaaacattaatacgatactcaaaacaccggttgactgttaaaataacaaatcaaatacatttatttttttctaaaacttttgtcatgtcactaaaatatatagatcttaacatccgtacggttggataatctataaatatttttaaaaaaatcaaaatatgaatacgagactaaacactagttacaagtattgttcaaacaagtggttgattgtcaaaataacaaacaaaataaatttatttttttctaaaatttttatcatgtcactaaaatatatagatattaacatctgtacggttggatcatctataaatatttttaaaaaaatcaaaacattaatacgagactaaacactagttacaagtaaaggtcaaaacaccggttgactgttaaaataacaaaccaaatgcatttatttttttctaaaacttttgtcatgtcactaaaatatatagatcttaacatccgtacggttggatcattcataaatatttttaaaaaatttgaaataataatatgagactaaacactagttctaacaactattcaaacaattggtcgattgtcaaaataataaacaaaataaatttatttttttctaaattttttatcatgtcactaaaatatatagatattaacatccgtacggttggatcattcataaatattttttaaaaattgaaacattaatatgagactaaacaatagttacaagtaaaggtcaaaacacctgttgactgtgaaaataacaaatcaaatacacttattttttctaaaatttttgtcatattactaaataatatagatattaacatccgtacggctggatcattcataaatattttttaaaaaatcgaaacattaatatgggagaagtactagtcaaactactagtttaCCGTTAAattagcaaaccaaatatatttattttttctaaattttttattatatcacttaaatatatagatcttgacatccttacggttggatcatttataaataatttcaaaaaatcgaaacaccgatcaggaaataaatactagttacaagtaatagtcaaatcacttgttaattattaaaatatcaaattaaaaaattaatttttaatatctgaatttttcaaattactaaaatatatattttgacattcgtatagttcaataatttaaaaatatttataaaaaatctgaataaaattcataataattaaatatataaaaaataaattttttttttaatttttttttcgagccgaaccgagccgagctcgagccgaatcgagccgagccgagctcgagccgaacatgccaaaagctcggctcgagctcgttttcttaacgaacacatttttgtgttcgagctcgagctcgagcccttaacgaaccgagccgaaccgagcccttaacgagccgagctcgagcttgttcgcgaacggCTCGGTTCGCGAACAGCTCTAATAAAAGGTACTTTATTATATAGATACAGAGAGTTCCAACGAATTTGGATTTGCTTTGGTTACTGTTACTTCCCAATCGGTCACGGAACCCTTAACCAACACATCACTTTCTGGGTCTGGCCGTTGGATTTTTCCTGATAATCACGTGTCACGAAATCCTTAAATAACACATCACTTCCTGTCCAACGGCcaggattttaaaaaaaaattcaccCATCCGCGCTTTTTTCCGCGGAAAACTACATCCCGCGCATTTTTTTCGCGAAACGGGTATTGACAAAATTGTCGTTAACCGGTTTCCGCGCTTATTTTACGCGGAAGCCCTCGAGATCGATTAAACCTAGTTACAACTCCGTTGCAGTTAGTATCCGATTAAAACTCTTTGCACACGATATATACACGACCGGAGGGCGATTAGAGTGCGTTTAGAGAGGAGAGTGCATAAACACGAATCAGCAAGCGTAAAAGGTTCGATTTTTCTCTATTTTCTATGTTTGGGTCGGGTTATTAGGTTTTTAATTAGGTTTTTAGGGTTCTTGAATAGAAATCGTAATTAATCCGTGCGGGATTATGTTGTTGTTGCTAGTAATCGTTGTATGTAGTTGTATATAATCGTGTATGTATATGTTGTGATAATCGTGTTGTCCTGACGATTTATAATCCGTGTATAATCGTGTTGTTTGAATTTCAATTGTGTAATCCCTGTAATACCATTGCGTAATCCCTGTTGTTTGAATTGTGTTGTCCTGAAGGTTTTTCCCTTGCACATATTATGTAGTCAGGAACTTTCAATTTTTTTAAGTGAATTTTGGTATCAAATTTACATCCAATACCTTCCACACCATGAACGGGCATTTTCTCAATAATTTCGGTCTCTTGATTAATAACTCTCACGGCATACTCATAACGTTCCTTCGACGCCATGCAACTATGACTAAACCCCATAGTGAGTAAAGTCATGTGATTAAATCTTTCCGTTTGAGTCAAATCATGGGATGAGGCATCATCTATGGGCATGTGATATGGCAacacaccatcaactctattggcaTCCCTAGTCCACCTCTGTTTTACAAAATGTTCCGGTAATTCGGCCACACAACTCTTTGTCAACACGACAATAATATGACGATACGACATGCCCGAATGCTTAAACATTCTACATGTGCAAGAATCCCGAAATGACAACTTGTTGAAGGTAACGAGATAAGTGATTCTCTTAGACTCAACCATTAATGGTCGATAACATTTGTAGTACGTATCCTCCAGATCTTCTAAGGAACGGTCTCTATCCTTCTCCACAAAGTACTTTGCGGCCTCAACCAATTGGTCTTGAAATTTTTTGGACATCTCTTTCGTATAAATGGAAGCGGCATGTTGCTCCAAGGAGGTCTTCAGTCGCATGCAACGAATTTTATGACGTGTATTATAATCCTCTTCTTTCTCACGCATAAATTGTCTTTCTAACGCTTTTTTGTGCACCCTCAACAAATTCTTTCAACCCCGTGCAAGACCCTATATAAGCATCAAAAAAGGCATTCATTCATTCGCTTCTTGAAGTTATTTTTTGACCCGCGGAAAAAATGTTACATGTATAAGCATCGATCCACTTATGCTTCAAATTATACAAGCCTTGCAACCATGTATTATCCTCCAACTTGTACTTCAAGATCAATGCTTTCCTCCTATCCTCAAAAATTTCTTCGGTCAACGAGTGATATATGCAATTGTTAAAGTCACCTTTAAATTTCTCCTTTGCATAGTAGGTTGAGAGCTTCTCCGGAAATTTGTTACTAATGTGCCATGAACACAACAAATGTGTCGTGTTCGGTAGTTGAGATTGAATTTCCCCCGTCATCGCTTGATCTTGCTCGGTGATAATAGCCAAAGGTGTTTTTCCTTCAACGACCTCTAACCACGTACCCAAAACCCACTCAAATGTAGTCTTCAATTCATCACGGATTAGTGCAAATCTAAAGAGAACCGGTTGATAGTGATGATTCACCCCGGTGAACGGCACAAACGACATAGCATACATATTTGTTCGATATGTTGTATCAAATGCAACCACATCACCAAAATTTTTGTAGGTCAACAACGACCGGGGGTCAACCCATAAAAGACACTTCAATCTTCCTTCTTCATCAATTAGAGTTCGAATAAAAAAAATTCCTCCACTTTCCTCTTCTAACCTATATAACAAATCCAATCCCGCTTGTGCATCATTCACACCCAAATTATCTTTTCTAAAATCTCGCACGACATTTCTCAAGTGTTGGGCATGAAACCCTACTTGCTCCTCTCCTCCGTGCATTTTTCCAAATATATTCATTTGTTGTCTAGGCGCAATACCCAAAACATGTAAACTCTTAATTAAATTCTTTTAGGCGGCGGTTACATGTCGCTCCCTTTTAATCAAATTCATCTTAGAAGGCGACACAACATCGTGATTGTGATTTAACTCCAACGATGTTATCTCCCAATGCCTTGTATTTCGCCTATTAATCACATAGATCCTAAACTTACATCCACTTCTAGGAAGTTTATCTCTACGCCTTTTCTTTTTCTCACTACCGACACTTCCTATCAAAACTTTCTTCATCCTCTACGGGTTCTTTATCGCG
This window contains:
- the LOC141674560 gene encoding protein FAR1-RELATED SEQUENCE 5-like, yielding MHGGEEQVGFHAQHLRNVVRDFRKDNLGVNDAQAGLDLLYRLEEESGGIFFIRTLIDEEGRLKCLLWVDPRSLLTYKNFGDVVAFDTTYRTNMYAMSFVPFTGVNHHYQPVLFRFALIRDELKTTFEWVLGTWLEVVEGKTPLAIITEQDQAMTGEIQSQLPNTTHLLCSWHISNKFPEKLSTYYAKEKFKGDFNNCIYHSLTEEIFEDRRKALILKYKLEDNTWLQGLYNLKHKWIDAYTCNIFSAGQKITSRSE